The segment GTCACTGTATTGGCGAGTGTTACAGCTATCGGTGGCGGGACTATCCGAGATATGGCTCTTGGTGCGACACCGGTGTTCTGGATAAAAGATACAACTTATATCTGGGTCATTATCGTTACTTGTATTTTAACCATGCTATTAGTGCGCAGGCCAAAACGTATTCCTTGGTGGGTTCTGCCGGTTTGCGATGCTGTTGGCTTGGCTTTTTTCGTTGGTATCGGTGTTGAAAAGGCACTGATGTACCAAGATTCAGCCGTGATCGCCATCATTATGGGGGTAATTACTGGCTGTGGCGGTGGCATTATCCGCGATGTACTGGCAAGAGAAATCCCAATGGTTCTGCGTAGTGAAGTCTACGCAACCGCATGTATTGTGGGCGGTGTATTCCATACAACCGCATTAGCGATGGGTTATAACAACTCTGTCGCGCTTCTTTCAGGCGTCGCGTCAACGCTGATCATCCGTCTTGGTGCTATCCGCTGGCATTTATCACTGCCAACCTTCGCTCTCACTAAATAGAAATAGAGCCACTCGACGTGGCTCTTGTCAGCTCTCATAGGTTTACATCCAAGATAAACGAACCACTGTCCTCATCAATAATATGAGGATAAACTAACTCAATCGATTCCTAATTCTCATTGGACAAAATATG is part of the Vibrio diazotrophicus genome and harbors:
- a CDS encoding TRIC cation channel family protein; protein product: MDTSLLYLIDMFGTAIFAISGVLLAGRLKMDPFGVTVLASVTAIGGGTIRDMALGATPVFWIKDTTYIWVIIVTCILTMLLVRRPKRIPWWVLPVCDAVGLAFFVGIGVEKALMYQDSAVIAIIMGVITGCGGGIIRDVLAREIPMVLRSEVYATACIVGGVFHTTALAMGYNNSVALLSGVASTLIIRLGAIRWHLSLPTFALTK